The sequence CGCCAGGCTCGCAGATCGTCGCCGAACTGGACGGCGTGGTCTGCGGCTATGTGCAAAGCCGCAACCCGACCGGCCTGCCGAGCAACGATCATGTGACCGAGCTGTCGATCGCCGTCCACCCGGGCTATCATGGTCAAGGCATCGGCCGCCGGCTGCTGCAGGCGATCGAAGAACAAGCCCGCGCCGCGGGCAAGCGCAAAGTGGCGCTGCGCGTGCTGGCCAGCAATCCCGGCGCGATCGAGTTCTACAAGCGCTGCGGATATGTCGAGCAAGGGCGCCTCGTGCAGGAGTTTTTCCTGGGCGGACGCTATGTCGACGACCTGCTGATGTACAAATTGATGTAAAAAAGGGAGGAGCTATGCGCCCTCCCCTTGTTCCAATGCGCTGATGAAACGGTGCGGATCATCGACTTTCAGCAACACGCGGCCGACCGGCGTTTGTCGGCCCAGCGGCCCGTGCAGGATGACCGGCTGGTGCAGCTTGATTTCCAACTGCGGCTCCTCCATCAGCAGCACGGCGTAGAACGCGTGTTTGTCGCGTTTTTCCTCGTAGCTGACCCCAAGGCGCTGCACGCCCGCGATGTTTGCTTTATCGATCAGCACATGGCTGGCAAAGCCGATGCGCACATAGACCTGATCGCGGCTGACCAGAATCGGGCTGTGTTTGACCGAGTTGTAGTAAGCGATGAGGATCAAGATCGTGTACAGGCTCGACGCGGTGGCGATCCAGGCGACGATGTCGCTCCAGACGGCGATCAGCATGTGCGTCAGCGTGCTTTCCAAGAGCAGGAGCAGCGAAAATACGATCACCAGCGCTTTCAGGCTGGAATCTTGATGATAGGTAAAAGCCGGGAACCGCTGCGGCTTCGGCTTGCTGAAGTTAAGCGCGTAGCTGAGCATGCCGACGTCCATCGCCAGCAGGTCGACGAGGCGCGATTCGCCAATGGAAGAAGCGAGCGCGCTGCGAAACGCGTCGATCCAGTGGAACGCCGTCGCGCGCAATGCACGGTACTGCTTGACCAGCGTGCGGAGTTTGAACAGCACAAACAAGACCAGTCCCGCCTCCAGTACAGGCGCGACATAGATCAGCCTGTCAAACCATTCACTCTGCGAGGCGGGCAGCATGTATTTTCCGGCCAGCGTGCCGAAGAAAAAAACGGGCAAGACGGCCAGCCAAGACTGCTTCGACTTGCGAATCACGAGAAAATAATAGAGCAGCGGAATGGTCAAGATCAGATCGAACGCGACGCCAAGCGCCACCGCTTCTTGCTCACTTGGATAATGGGCAGCCACCTGCAGCGCGGCATAATCGACGCCTGCGACGAGGATGGCGAGCAGGAGGAACCATTGCAGCGGACGTAAACGAGGCAGAGATACTTTCAAGCGACTCCCTCCAATCGGAAATCTTTTCCTGCCCCTAGTATAGCATGACAGTTTTGTCGATACTGTGAAAGAAGGAGTGAAGCACGTTGCAAATGCCAAAAGAATGGACGGAGACGGAGATCCCCGAAGGCGGCACCTTGCTGCGCAAGGAGACATACGAGTACCAGACGGAAAAAGGCGACTTCAACATCGAAGTCTACGAGAACTTGAAAGGCGAATTTTACGCCATCGGCACCCCGAACAGCGGGGACAAGCTGATCGTCTACGGGAGCAACATCACGACGTCCCGCGCCCTCGCCCTCTCCGTCGTCCTCGACAAAATCGAGCGCGAATAGCAAAAACACCTCTCGCCGCGCACGGCAGAGGTGTTTTTTTGTCTCTTTTAAATCGTGTTCCTTCATATAATAGGCACTCTAAATCGGCTCTTACCTAATAGCTATTTTTATTTAGGAAACCTAACGATCTACTTCGGAAGCGTATTCTTTAATTCCGGCACCCATTGTTTCATATGGGCGTTGATCTCTGCGTACAGCTCCTGGCTGCGCGGCAACTGCTCAGAGGTGACATCGGCAAGCGGATAGACTTTGTATTGGCGCCAGTTGCGCTTGTGCGTCCAGACTGGCAGAAAGGCCGGATTTTTCAGAGTGATCGTCTTTGCGTCGCCTTTGGTCACTTTCTCCACGTCCAGCTCCAAGATGCCGCCGATCTCGCGGTAGATCTCGTCTTGCCCGGAGATGAAATTGCCCAGGGAATAGACGACAAACGACTTGCGCCCGTCCCCGTTGTCGATCCACTCGACCGGTTGCAGCACATGTGGATGATGACCGAGCACGATGTCGACGCCTTCCTTGGTCATCTCCCGCACCAGCGCTTTCTGCTCGTCGCTCGGCAGGCGCTGATATTCATTGCCGGTGTGCAGGTTCATGATCACCACATCGGCTTCCGTTTTCGCTTTGCGCACCGCCGCTTTCATTTTCTCCGGGTCGATCAGATTGACCAGATAGTCTTTTCCTTCCGGCAGCGGAATCCCGTTCGTCCCGTAGGTGTAGGACAAGATCGCGAACTTGATCCCGTTCTTCTCGACCACGCGGATGTTCTGCTGGTCCTCGGACGACTTGTAGACCCCGACATAGGGCATCCCCAGCTCGTCCCAATGCTGCAAAGCGCTGCGAATCCCCGCCTCGCCCGCATCGAGCGAGTGGTTGTTGGCGATCGACACCACGTCGATGCCCGCGTCTTTCAGCGCATCGCCGACTTCGTACGGCGAGTTGAACATCGGATAGTCGGACAGCCCGACCTCCACGCCGCCGATCATCGTCTCCTGATTGGCGATCGCCAAATCCGGCTTCAGCAGATACGGCTTGACCAGCTCGAACTGATAGCGAAAATCATAGCCGCCATTTGCCGTCTGCGCATCCTTGTACAACGACGAGTGAATCAAAATGTCCCCGATTGCCGCCACCGTCGCCTGCGTTGTCACCGGCTCCGGCTCCCGTTCCTGCTGCGGCGGGTTGTTCACCGCTTCCGGCGTCTTGATCTGCCCGTTCGGATTCGGCGCGCCGTTCGCGCTGCATCCGACCATGCCGGCCGCCAGTGCGATCGATACTGCTGCCATCAACACTTTTCCCACTGCACCAGACCCCTTTTTCCTTCATACTGTCTTCCAAACATAAGTCGATTATACAAAATAAAACACCTTACCTGTAGAGGCAAGGTGTTTTTGTCCCGCAGATTTAAGCTTCCGATTTGCGAATCACCGGATTGAGCAGCATCATCACGACCAGCAGCAAGCCGAAAGCGCTGCAGTACATGAAGAATTCGCTGATCGACACCACCGCCAGCACCGAACCGGACAGCGACAGGGCGAGGGGCGCCGAGGTCATCGTCAAGATCCCGATCGCGCTCGAAGCGCGTCCGAGCAGTTCGCGCGGCACTTTCAAGGCAAACATCGTCGACAGCGGCACATTGGTCATCGGTGTGCCGAGGCCGAGGACGAACATCATCACGGTCGCAACGTAGAAGTTCTTCACAAACGCCAGCACCATAAACGCTGCCAGAAGCAGGAGGATCCCGGTGATCACCAGCGCGATCTTCGGCCAGCGCGTCAGATAGCCGAGCACGATCGAGCCGAGCAACACCCCGGCAAAGAAGGTGATCTCAAACACCGCCAGGCCCGCCGCGCCCATGTCGGACACCTGAAAGGCGTACATCGGAATCAGCACGCCGCTCGGCGCCAAGAGCAAGTTCAGCAAGACCACATAATAGACGAGCGACTTCAGCGTCTTGTTGCCCATGATCGTGCGATAGCCTTCTTGCAAGCTTTGCTTAAAGACGGAGAAGTTCAGTTTCCCTTCAACCACTTTGGTCAGCTCTTCATTGCGAATCAGCGAGATCAGGAGCAGCGACAGGAAGAACGTCACCGCGTTGACCAGAAACGCCAGCCCCATGTCGATCGAGACGAGCAGACCGCCGAGCGCCGGAGCGACCAGCGAGACGATCGTGTTGGTCGAAGTCGACAACGACTTCGCCTGCATCAGCGCGTGGTCGGGCACCAGGAAGCGCACCGCCACCGAGCGGGCCGGGGTGAAAAACGCCGTAAAGGAAGCGAGAATCACCGAAGCGAGGATCAGCATCCACGGCTGCAGCAGGTCGAGATACCACAGCGCGACGACCGCTGCGACGACCAGAGCCCGGTAAAAGTCCGCGCGCAGCATATATTTGCGCTTGTTCCCCCGGTCGACCATGACCCCGGCGAAGATCCCGAAGACGATCGCCGGCACCATCTGCGCCACCAGCACCGTCGACATCATCAAAGCGGAGCCGGTCATCTCCAGCATCGCCCACGCCAGCGCCAGCCGATAGACTCCTTCGCCCAGATCTGATACAAACTGTGCTCCTAATAGATAAAGATAATTGCGGATCGATAACAACTCTTTGTACCCCAGCGGTTTCGGTTCAGGCTGCGTTGAATTGGTCGTTTGAACATTAGCCATTGTAATTCTCCTCTTTAGAATGATTTTTAGTCAGAATTTTCACTTTAATCCATAGACGTTAAAGTTATTTACCACCTGCTTGGATATGAAGCTATTATATATCAAATAAATTTTTCAGAAAACACTTGCATTTAAACTATTTTCATGCCAGAATGTAGTCAACAGCAAGTTACAACTTACGAGATAACTTAACATGTAAGGGGGTGCCACACCATGGAGCGCAACATCAAAATCACCGTCACCATCGAGTTCTAGGTTTTTTTCGAAACATTCTAAACAGAGAAACGAAATATGGGGCTAAGGGGTGAGTATTCATGGAACGCAACATCAAAATCACCATCACCATCGAATTCTAATCCTTAACTAACGGGGTTTAAATAAAATAACCGACCGGGGGTGACATTCATGGAGCGCAACGTTAAAATCACCATCACCATCGAATTCTAGAACTTATTTAACATCGTGACACACCAATAAACTTATCGGGGGTGACATTCATGGAGCGCAACATCAAAATCACCATCACCATCGAATTCTAGAACTTATTCTCTCCGGTTTAACTAATAAAAAAGTATGGGGGTGACATTCATGGAGCGCAACATCAAAATCACCGTAACTATCGAATTCTAGAACTTANNNNNNNNNNNNNNNNNNNNNNNNNNNNNNNNNNNNNNNNNNNNNNNNNNNNNNNNNNNNNNNNNNNNNNNNNNNNNNNNNNNNNNNNNNNNNNNNNNCATCCTCTCCAGTTTCACAAATAAAAAAGTATGGGGGTGACATTCATGGAGCGCAACATCAAAATCACCGTAACTATCGAATTCTAGAACTTATCCTCTCCAGTTTCACAAATAAAAAAGTATGGGGGTGACATTCATGGAGCGCAACATCAAAATCACCGTAACTATCGAATTCTAGAACTTATCCACTTCGGTTTACAAATAAAAAAGTACGGGGGTGACATTCATGGAGCGCAACGTTAAAATCACCATCACCATCGAGTTCTAATTTTCGAAGATCAAGCGTGCTAACATAACTCATCTGGAGGTGTTTACACATGGAACGCAACTGGTCCATCGGCATCACCATCACGTTCGAGTTCTAAGCACCATTAAAACGCCTTCTCCTTAGGAGAAGGCGTTTTTCGCATGAGCGCTTACACGTTGGAATTGTCGTCGTAGTCAGCGCGAAATCCGTCTTTGGCGGCGAGCGGCTGACCGTTGCCGTCCTCATCGCGGCGGCCGGTGTTCACGCCTTGCTGCAGCTGGCCTTCCAGCTCTTCCACCTTGTTTTGCATGCCCTCTTCCTGCGCAGCCTGGCGGGCTGCATCGAGCCCTTTTTCGATCGCATTTTGATTCTCTTCCACTTTGTCGTCCCCCCATCGGTTTTTATAGGTAAAACTCTCATCGGTCGCCGCTTCAAACTCTGCCATCAGGGCATTTCGGATGCCGTCTCGTTCTGCCATCGCTGCATCCTCCTAGGTAAAATACTCAATTTTGGCCTGTGGAAAGTATTCCTCAATCAGTCCGCGAAGATGCAGATTCAGCCGATCCGCATCACTCCCCTGATAGACCCACTTGCCACGTCCGTATTTCCCGTACTTGTATTTGCGCTGCTCTTCGTCCATCTCCAGCTTCGTCGCCGGGTAATTTTGCAAAATGATCCGCTTCGCCGCCGCCGTGAAGCGGTGCTGGATCAGCTCGAACGTCAAGTTTTGCTTCGCTTCCGGGATCAACTCCCGACTCAGGCGCTCAAACAGCTCCGCATACCCGGCTTCCCAGCCTTCGTAGATGATCAACGGGGCGACGATAAAGCCCAGCGGATAGCCCGCTTGCGCCACTTTGCCGGCCGCTGCGATCCGCGAATCAAAGGGGGCGACGCCCGGCTCAAAATTTTTGATCACATACCGCGAATTGATCGAAAAGCGGAAGCGCGTTTTGCCGTTGTGCTTGGCGTCGAGCAACTGCTCCACATCGTCGTATTTGGTGACAAAACGCAACTGGGCGAGCTCCTGCTCTCCCATGAATTCGATCATCCGCTTCAAATTGCCGGTCAGATGCTCCACCGCGATCGGATCGGACGTGCAGGCCGCTTCAAACGTCGTCGTCTCCGGCGCCCGCTCGTCGATATACGTTTGCGCGTTGTCGAGGATCTCGTCGATGTTCACATAGACCCGCACGTACGGCTTCTTGCCCATCGTCGTCTGCAGGTAGCAATAATGGCAATGTCCCGGACAGCCGGTCGACACCGGCAAGGCAAAGTCGGCCGACGGCTTTGAGGTGTCCAGCTTCATCGTGCGTTTGACGCCGACGACCAGCGTGCGTTTGGCGTTGGCATACGCTTGGGACGGCGTATCGCCCGGAATCCCGGTCACACGGTTGTGGGAAGAGGTGACTTTGATCGGGACGCCGCTGTCTTTCAAACGGCGGTACAGGCGGTCACCGACCGGGTAGTCCAGCGCCTTCGGTTCAAAGAAGACCAGATCAGGCTCAAAACGCGTCATCAATAAAACTCCTTTGCTCTAAAAATACAGCCCGTGCATGGCGATCCCGAGCGCGATGCCGTACGCCGCCCCGCCTGCCACTTCGATCGGATGGTGGCCGAGCAGCTCTTTGAGCTGCTTTTTCTTGCGCCGCAACTGCCGGCGGGAAAATTCCGGATCATCCGTTTCGATATGCTGGTCAAACGCCGTTTCCAGATCATTGATCGCGATCGCCTGCTCGCCGGCATGGCGGCGGATGCCCATCGCGTCGTACATCACGATCAAGCCTAAGATGATCGCCAAGGCGAAAAACGCCGAATCCAGCCCCTCCTGATAGCCCACCGCAGAGGCCAGCGCCGTCACCCCTGCGGAGTGCGAACTCGGCATGCCACCCGTGCCGACGACACGTTTCCAGTCCCATTCCCGGTGAAAGAGAAAATGCAGGGGAATCTTGATCAACTGAGCTGTCACGATCGCCGTGAGTGCCGCGAGGAGCGGATAATTGTTCAAAACGCCCAACGAGAACGTCACCCCTTTCCCCACGTAGTATGAGCAAAATAAAAAAAATCCCTCATCCGAACGGATCAGGGATTGGTGAGTCGTAAACTTACCAGTTATGAATCTCGTCGACCGTCTTGCGGTCGAGCTTCTTGATCACGGCGACAAGCAGGTCTGCCGCCTGCTCCCAGTCTTTTTTGGACAGGAGTGCCGTGTGCGAGTGAATGTAGCGGGTCGCAAAGCCCAGCGCGATCGTCGGCACGCCGTGGTTGGAGATGTGGAATTTGCCGCCGTCCTGGCCGCCGCCGGTCAGGGCATCGACTTGCAGGTTGATGCCGAGCTCTTTCGCCGTGTCGTGCACGAGGTCGCGCAGCGGCACGTTCGGGATCATCGAGGTGTCGTAGATGAAGCTGAGCGGGCCGTCGCCGAGGTTGCAGGACTGCTGGTAGCCTTCGAAGCCCGGCGTGTCGTACGCGACGCCAACGTCAAGCGCGAAAGCGATGTCCGGCTGGACGAGGTTGGCGAGCACGCCTGCGCCGCGCAGTTGGATCTCTTCCTGCACGGTCGCACCGCCAAACAGGATGTTCGGGTGGGACTCGTTCTGCAGACGGCGCAGCACTTCCACCGCCAAGCCGCAGCCTGCGCGGTTGTCGAGCGCTTTGCCGACCCAGACGTCGCCGCCCCGCATCGTGGTAAACTCGGAGATCGGCACGATCATGTCGCCCGGGCGGATGCCCATCTCTTCGACTTCCTCTTTGGAGGTCGCGCCGACGTCGATGAACATCTCCTTAAAGTCGAGCACGCGCTCGCGGTCTTTCGCAGCGAGGGTGTGCGGCGCTTTCGAGCCGACGATGCCGAGCACTTCACCGGTGCGGGTCTTGATCTTCACGCGCTGCGCCAGTACGACGTGCGCCCACCAGCCGCCCATCGGCTGGAAGCGCAGGAAGCCCTTCGGCGTGACATATGTAACCATCCAGCCGATTTCATCGAGGTGGCCGGCAAACATGATCTTCGGCCCGTTTGCATCCCCGGTCTTCTTGCCGACGATGCCGCCCAAGCGGTCGGTGATGATCTCATCGGAAACGGGAGTCAGCAGTTCGCGCATCTTGTTGCGCACTTCGCGCTCAAAGCCCGGAATGCCGTCCGCATCGCAGAGTTCTTTTATCATCTTGGTCTGTTCATCCATCTGAAAAAGCCCCCTTTTTCTTGTCTTTTCCCATGTAACGCACTACCTCATAGTATCATGTCCGAAATCGTTTCGGAAAGCAAAATTATAACCTGCGCGCCTTCTTTTTATGTTAAACTAGAAATCGTAGTTCTACTATTCTAAATTTGATAACATTTACATATTGTGCGTTTCCCGCACTCTATCTTCCAAAAAAAGATCTTCCAGCTTGCCGTCAAGCACCCGGGCCAGTTCAAACGCCACGCGAAGCGAAGGTGCGTGTTTCCCGCGTTCGATGTTGGCGAGGTAGGCACGTGTGATGCCAACCGCTTCTGCCAGTTGTTCCTGCGTCATCCGTTTTCCTTTCCGTGCATTGATCAGCCTCTGCCGTGCGCGCAATTCGGTCGTCATCGGAAAACACACCTCCAAAGTGTTGTGCTTATCTCGCACTTCTTACAAACTATCATACGTTTTCCGCTTAACTCCTGTCAATAAATAAGTGCGCAAGGCGCACGGTTTTTATTCCGCACAACGAATGATAAGATGAAAGACAGCACTCGATCAAGAGAAGGTGAACAGAGCCATGGGTTTTCCGCAGCGTTTGAAAGAGCTCCGCAAAAGCAGAAAGCTGTCCCAGGAAACGCTGGGCAGGGAGGTCGGCATCGACCGCACCTCGATCTCGCATTACGAAAACAGCGAAGAAAACGACGAGCGCATCCCGCGCCTTGACACCTTAAAGAAGATCGCCGATTTCTTCGACGTCACCTACGACTATCTCCTCGGCCGCACCGATGAGCCGCTGGTCAAAGAAGACCCCGCCCTGTACAAAGTCACACCGGCGGCGCAAGTCGAGTACCCGGAGGAGATCCGCCATTTCCTCCTCACCCTCCCGGACATGCTCCTGCAGGTCCCGAACGAGGAGCGCGAGGCTGTGATCCGCGAGCTCGAACAGACTGTACAACACCGCATCCCAAACAACAAGACGCGCTCCTGATGAGCGCGTCTTTGTTCGTTTCTTATGCAGCTTGTCCGTTTTTGCGGAACTTTAAATAGCTTTCTGCGAGGAACAGATTGACCATCCAGCAGGACCAGACAGCGATGACGTAGGCGGTGACGTATTCGAAGCCGAAGCCTTTTTCCAAGACGAGGTTGATCACATACAGCGAGTTGTTGGCCAGGGTGATCGCGTAACTGCGGATCATCCAGCGGCGGTGCGCTGCGACCTGGCGCTTACGGATCGTGGTGTACGCCTTCAGCGTCGTGTACAGCCAGACGGCGCTCAGCACGAAGAAGCCGGCCGTTGCCACGATTCCGCCGGTCGCATGCAGCGCGACGTACAGCGCGGGCAGGATGTTCAGCAGAATCGACCCGATGTACACCTTGCCGATCAGCCGGTGCAGCCCCGGACGCTTCACGCGGATCTTTTTCACGAAGCCTAAGGGGCCGGCCAGAATCGCCGTCACCGCCAGAATGATGTGCACACGGATCAGCACCGTCCACACATCCCGGTTGAAATCTTCCCCGATCGTCTTGTTCAATAGAAACTTTGAAAATTCCGGATCGGTCATAAAGTTTTTCGTCAACGTATGCAGCGCCCACATCAGCGCGATAAAAAACAGCGGATAAATCAGCCAGGAACCTTTTGTACGCATGCGGCGGGTCGTACCCCTTTCCCTAAAACTCCACCTTCATACATACCACTTTACAATGCGTTCTGGCAAGGCTCATGACCGAATTCTCCTCATTTCGTCACAGGAGCGAGCGCCGCCTGGCGGAGCGCACAGGTGAAAAACTGCGGCTCCTGCTTCTGCCCCGGCTCGTAATAGGTGACCAGCAAATGCGCTTCTCCCGGCTCAAACGCCATCCCCTTTTCGTCGAGCAACTGGAACGGCACCGTCTCGAGCAGGCAATGCTTATGCATCTCCTGCTCCGTAAGCCCGAGTTTCACCCACGACTCCCCGAGCAGCTCCGGCGCGCTGATCAGTGCCTGAATGTACTGCTGCGCATCCGCTTTTTCCAGCGTCCGCTCCCACCAGATGCCGCGCGGCTTGTTTTTGAAGCCGATCAGATAGTCGACCTTCATCAGGCCGAGCACCACGTCTTCCCGCTTCAGCCCGCGCACCTGCAAAAAGGCCAGCAGGCGGCGGAACAGGTCTTCCACCTGATGCCCGATGCGGTTCCAGCCCTGCTCTTCCCAGTAGTCGCCAAAGTCCTGGAAGAAATCGAACGCCGACGGAAACTCCTCCGCCACCAGATAGCGCACCGTGCGGTTGGTGCGATGCGCATTCCAATACTTCTCCAGCACATCTTCCACCCGCTTGATCCGAATCACATCGTCAAACGGCAGCACCTCGTTGCTCAAGATCTCATACGGCGCTTTCTCCATGAACTTGTAGCCGTACTTGTCCGCATCCAGCCGCACTCCGACCCCGCGCAGCATCTTCAAGAAGCCGAGCTGCAGCTCCTCGACCTCCAGCGCGAACACATCGTTGAACGTCTTCTTAAACGACGCATAGTCCTCCTGCGGGAGCCCTGCGATCAAGTCGAGATGCTGATCGATCTTGCCGGTCGCTTTCACGCCGAGCACCGTGCGGGTCAGTTTCTCCCAGTTTTGCTTGCGGTTGACGATCTCGTTGGTCACGTCGTTGGTCGACTGCACGCCGATTTCAAAACGGAACAGCCCCGGCGGCGCATGTTCAGCCAAAAATTCCACCACGCGCGGCTTCAAAATGTCGGCGGTGATCTCGAATTGGAACACCACGTCCGGGTGCGTCCGGTGCAGCTCGATCAGATACTCGAAGATCTGCAACGCATAGCGCATGTGGATGTTAAACGTCCGGTCGACAAACTTCACCGTCTTCACGCCGCCTTCGACCAGCCGCTGCAAGTCGCGCTTGGTGCGCTCGATGTCAAAATAGCGCACGCCCGTCTCGATCGAAGACAAGCAATAGGAACAGGAGAACGGACAGCCCCGCGATGCTTCAAAATAGACCACGCGATTGACCAGCGTCGGGATGTCTTCCTCCGAAAAAGGCGACGGGATTTCGTCCAGCTCCAATTTGTCACGGAAGAACGTACGCTTCGGTCTCCCTTCCCCGTCGCGGTAGACGATCCCCTGCACCGTCTCCAGATTGCCGTTGCTGCTGAACTCCTGCAGCAGGTGGTGGAACGTCTTCTCCCCTTCGCCGATGACGATCGCATCGGCCGCTTCGATCCGCTTCATCCACGCTTCCGTGTCGTAGGAGACTTCCGGACCGCCGAGCACAATTTTCACGTCGGGCAGCACTTTGCGCAGCATTTCGATGATCGGAATCGTCTCTTCGATGTTCCAGATATAGCACGAGAAGCCGATCACATCCGGCTTGCGCTTGTAAATGTCGGCGACCACGTTCATCGGCTGGTCTTTGATCGTGTATTCACACAGATCGAGATCCGGAAAATCCGGCTCTGCGTACGCCCGCAAGTAGCGCAGCGCGAGCGATGCATGTATGTATTTGGCGTTCAATGTAGCGAGTACGATTTTCATTTCTTGCCTCCGCGAACTCATAGTGTAACAACGCATATCATATCGTGATACAGAAATGCAGTTTTGACAAGGAGGAGTCTGATGATCAACGTCATCCCGATCCAATTTGGTGAACGCATCGCGCTTGGGATCTCGGTCACGCTGCCCAAAACCAATCTCGTGATGGTCACGACTGAAAAAGGGTATATCATGTGCGGCGCACTCGATGTCGGGCTGCTCAATGAAAAACTGGCCAGCCGCGGCATTATCGCCGGCCGTGCGGTCGGCGTGAAAACGCTCGACGAGCTGCTCGCAGCACCACTGGAATCGACC comes from Tumebacillus sp. BK434 and encodes:
- a CDS encoding GNAT family N-acetyltransferase, whose protein sequence is MLIIRPSAAEDAVQLIAVDNSAWTVDSAVSDNSWTSPEEFLKRCPPGSQIVAELDGVVCGYVQSRNPTGLPSNDHVTELSIAVHPGYHGQGIGRRLLQAIEEQARAAGKRKVALRVLASNPGAIEFYKRCGYVEQGRLVQEFFLGGRYVDDLLMYKLM
- a CDS encoding CapA family protein, whose amino-acid sequence is MGKVLMAAVSIALAAGMVGCSANGAPNPNGQIKTPEAVNNPPQQEREPEPVTTQATVAAIGDILIHSSLYKDAQTANGGYDFRYQFELVKPYLLKPDLAIANQETMIGGVEVGLSDYPMFNSPYEVGDALKDAGIDVVSIANNHSLDAGEAGIRSALQHWDELGMPYVGVYKSSEDQQNIRVVEKNGIKFAILSYTYGTNGIPLPEGKDYLVNLIDPEKMKAAVRKAKTEADVVIMNLHTGNEYQRLPSDEQKALVREMTKEGVDIVLGHHPHVLQPVEWIDNGDGRKSFVVYSLGNFISGQDEIYREIGGILELDVEKVTKGDAKTITLKNPAFLPVWTHKRNWRQYKVYPLADVTSEQLPRSQELYAEINAHMKQWVPELKNTLPK
- a CDS encoding MFS transporter, which encodes MANVQTTNSTQPEPKPLGYKELLSIRNYLYLLGAQFVSDLGEGVYRLALAWAMLEMTGSALMMSTVLVAQMVPAIVFGIFAGVMVDRGNKRKYMLRADFYRALVVAAVVALWYLDLLQPWMLILASVILASFTAFFTPARSVAVRFLVPDHALMQAKSLSTSTNTIVSLVAPALGGLLVSIDMGLAFLVNAVTFFLSLLLISLIRNEELTKVVEGKLNFSVFKQSLQEGYRTIMGNKTLKSLVYYVVLLNLLLAPSGVLIPMYAFQVSDMGAAGLAVFEITFFAGVLLGSIVLGYLTRWPKIALVITGILLLLAAFMVLAFVKNFYVATVMMFVLGLGTPMTNVPLSTMFALKVPRELLGRASSAIGILTMTSAPLALSLSGSVLAVVSISEFFMYCSAFGLLLVVMMLLNPVIRKSEA
- the splB gene encoding spore photoproduct lyase produces the protein MTRFEPDLVFFEPKALDYPVGDRLYRRLKDSGVPIKVTSSHNRVTGIPGDTPSQAYANAKRTLVVGVKRTMKLDTSKPSADFALPVSTGCPGHCHYCYLQTTMGKKPYVRVYVNIDEILDNAQTYIDERAPETTTFEAACTSDPIAVEHLTGNLKRMIEFMGEQELAQLRFVTKYDDVEQLLDAKHNGKTRFRFSINSRYVIKNFEPGVAPFDSRIAAAGKVAQAGYPLGFIVAPLIIYEGWEAGYAELFERLSRELIPEAKQNLTFELIQHRFTAAAKRIILQNYPATKLEMDEEQRKYKYGKYGRGKWVYQGSDADRLNLHLRGLIEEYFPQAKIEYFT
- a CDS encoding divergent PAP2 family protein, which encodes MGVLNNYPLLAALTAIVTAQLIKIPLHFLFHREWDWKRVVGTGGMPSSHSAGVTALASAVGYQEGLDSAFFALAIILGLIVMYDAMGIRRHAGEQAIAINDLETAFDQHIETDDPEFSRRQLRRKKKQLKELLGHHPIEVAGGAAYGIALGIAMHGLYF
- a CDS encoding M42 family metallopeptidase, coding for MDEQTKMIKELCDADGIPGFEREVRNKMRELLTPVSDEIITDRLGGIVGKKTGDANGPKIMFAGHLDEIGWMVTYVTPKGFLRFQPMGGWWAHVVLAQRVKIKTRTGEVLGIVGSKAPHTLAAKDRERVLDFKEMFIDVGATSKEEVEEMGIRPGDMIVPISEFTTMRGGDVWVGKALDNRAGCGLAVEVLRRLQNESHPNILFGGATVQEEIQLRGAGVLANLVQPDIAFALDVGVAYDTPGFEGYQQSCNLGDGPLSFIYDTSMIPNVPLRDLVHDTAKELGINLQVDALTGGGQDGGKFHISNHGVPTIALGFATRYIHSHTALLSKKDWEQAADLLVAVIKKLDRKTVDEIHNW
- a CDS encoding helix-turn-helix domain-containing protein encodes the protein MTTELRARQRLINARKGKRMTQEQLAEAVGITRAYLANIERGKHAPSLRVAFELARVLDGKLEDLFLEDRVRETHNM
- a CDS encoding helix-turn-helix transcriptional regulator; protein product: MGFPQRLKELRKSRKLSQETLGREVGIDRTSISHYENSEENDERIPRLDTLKKIADFFDVTYDYLLGRTDEPLVKEDPALYKVTPAAQVEYPEEIRHFLLTLPDMLLQVPNEEREAVIRELEQTVQHRIPNNKTRS
- a CDS encoding DUF2306 domain-containing protein produces the protein MRTKGSWLIYPLFFIALMWALHTLTKNFMTDPEFSKFLLNKTIGEDFNRDVWTVLIRVHIILAVTAILAGPLGFVKKIRVKRPGLHRLIGKVYIGSILLNILPALYVALHATGGIVATAGFFVLSAVWLYTTLKAYTTIRKRQVAAHRRWMIRSYAITLANNSLYVINLVLEKGFGFEYVTAYVIAVWSCWMVNLFLAESYLKFRKNGQAA
- a CDS encoding B12-binding domain-containing radical SAM protein, whose amino-acid sequence is MKIVLATLNAKYIHASLALRYLRAYAEPDFPDLDLCEYTIKDQPMNVVADIYKRKPDVIGFSCYIWNIEETIPIIEMLRKVLPDVKIVLGGPEVSYDTEAWMKRIEAADAIVIGEGEKTFHHLLQEFSSNGNLETVQGIVYRDGEGRPKRTFFRDKLELDEIPSPFSEEDIPTLVNRVVYFEASRGCPFSCSYCLSSIETGVRYFDIERTKRDLQRLVEGGVKTVKFVDRTFNIHMRYALQIFEYLIELHRTHPDVVFQFEITADILKPRVVEFLAEHAPPGLFRFEIGVQSTNDVTNEIVNRKQNWEKLTRTVLGVKATGKIDQHLDLIAGLPQEDYASFKKTFNDVFALEVEELQLGFLKMLRGVGVRLDADKYGYKFMEKAPYEILSNEVLPFDDVIRIKRVEDVLEKYWNAHRTNRTVRYLVAEEFPSAFDFFQDFGDYWEEQGWNRIGHQVEDLFRRLLAFLQVRGLKREDVVLGLMKVDYLIGFKNKPRGIWWERTLEKADAQQYIQALISAPELLGESWVKLGLTEQEMHKHCLLETVPFQLLDEKGMAFEPGEAHLLVTYYEPGQKQEPQFFTCALRQAALAPVTK
- a CDS encoding DUF1805 domain-containing protein; this encodes MINVIPIQFGERIALGISVTLPKTNLVMVTTEKGYIMCGALDVGLLNEKLASRGIIAGRAVGVKTLDELLAAPLESTTLKAQELGIVPGTVGRDAITLLLELDETQHPAP